From the Xiphophorus maculatus strain JP 163 A chromosome 20, X_maculatus-5.0-male, whole genome shotgun sequence genome, one window contains:
- the kbtbd12 gene encoding kelch repeat and BTB domain-containing protein 12: protein MDLTSKHGLVLLEQLRKMREVEHLTDVVLVAEGISFPCHRVILSAFSPYFRVMFTCGLRECSNREIFLRDTPADSLALLLNYMYTSDLPLTNDNVQGISIAAFLLQMDEVFAHCRQHMTENMDASNCLGVYFFARDLGAEELADHAQRFLRQHFVQVCQNEEVLELEAHQLGKLLSSDDLNVTREETILDVVLRWVKHNSLMDGELRARHLPELLKKVRLPLVNPDYLREAMRRNTALLADAECLKMLNEALEAAIMHPSAVPRKLKLRYGMETTDLLLCVGNDGGGIRSRYGNYTERSFCFAPSTGRTYYITSPRYGDALGYVCGGVVTERNDIIVAGEASARRMARQKDMNVEIYRYKVEAQGSWEHLTSAEYRDSYALGSLGDTLYLLGGQMKLKNQFLITNCVERWSLQGGPWRSAAPLPLPLAYHSVVRMKDCLYVIGGRTPQSYRMDDEPDRLSNRLLEYNPNTNKWTELAPMKYSKYRCSALVLNGEIFVIGGIGCEGMDRGQSRHCLSAVEIYNPDGDYWKDGPPLPCPQLSLRTNASNAGTVGGKIYVCGYYKGADRHDDITKDILELDPWENRWTVVTRRALMHDNYDVCLVASLNPRGLLSPPSDVVKL from the exons aTGGATCTTACATCCAAACATGGGCTGGTGCTGCTTGAACAGCTCAGGAAGATGAGAGAGGTTGAGCATCTGACGGACGTGGTGCTGGTCGCTGAGGGCATCAGCTTCCCCTGCCACCGAGTCATTCTGTCCGCCTTCAGCCCTTACTTCCGCGTTATGTTCACGTGTGGTTTGCGTGAGTGCAGTAACAGGGAAATCTTCCTGCGTGACACACCTGCAGACAGCCTGGCCCTCCTCCTGAACTACATGTACACATCAGATCTTCCTCTCACTAATGACAATGTGCAAGGTATATCAATTGCAGCTTTTCTCCTGCAGATGGATGAGGTCTTTGCACACTGTCGGCAGCACATGACTGAGAACATGGATGCTTCCAACTGTCTCGGTGTATATTTCTTTGCCCGTGACCTTGGTGCAGAGGAGCTGGCTGATCACGCTCAACGCTTCCTAAGGCAGCACTTTGTCCAAGTCTGCCAGAATGAGGAGGTTCTGGAGTTGGAGGCCCATCAACTTGGAAAGCTCCTGAGTTCTGATGATCTCAATGTGACAAGAGAAGAAACTATCTTAGATGTTGTCCTTCGCTGGGTGAAGCATAACTCCCTGATGGATGGAGAGCTCCGTGCTCGGCATCTACCTGAGCTCCTGAAGAAGGTCCGTCTGCCGCTGGTAAACCCTGACTACTTAAGAGAGGCCATGAGGAGGAACACAGCTTTGCTGGCTGATGCTGAATGTCTGAAGATGTTGAATGAAGCCCTGGAGGCTGCAATCATGCATCCATCTGCTGTGCCACGCAAACTGAAGCTCAGGTACGGAATGGAAACCACAGacctgctgctttgtgttggtaaCGACGGCGGAGGGATCAGGTCAAGGTATGGCAACTACACAGAACGAAGCTTTTGCTTTGCCCCATCAACTGGCCGAACCTACTACATCACCTCCCCTCGCTATGGAGACGCTCTGGGATATGTGTGTGGTGGAGTCGTTACTGAAAGAAATGACATTATTGTAGCAGGAGAGGCAAGTGCACGCAGAATGGCCCGACAGAAAGACATGAACGTTGAAATCTACAG GTATAAAGTAGAAGCCCAGGGCAGCTGGGAACACCTAACATCTGCAGAGTACCGGGATTCCTACGCACTGGGGTCTCTGGGAGACACTCTGTACCTCTTGGGGGGGCAGATGAAGCTAAAGAACCAGTTTCTCATCACAAATTGTGTGGAGCGGTGGTCTCTGCAGGGAGGGCCCTGGCGGAGTGCAGCACCTCTGCCTTTGCCTTTGGCCTACCACAGTGTGGTCAGAATGAAAGACTGCCTTTATGTGATAGGTGGACGCACTCCACAG TCATACCGTATGGATGATGAGCCGGACCGTCTTAGTAACCGCCTCCTGGAATACaatccaaacacaaacaaatggaCTGAGCTCGCTCCAATGAAGTACTCCAAGTACCGCTGCAGTGCTTTGGTGTTGAATGGGGAAATCTTTGTAATAG GGGGAATAGGATGTGAGGGAATGGACCGAGGGCAGTCACGTCATTGTCTGAGTGCTGTGGAAATCTACAACCCAGATGGAGATTACTGGAAGGATGGACCTCCTCTCCCGTGTCCCCAACTCTCACTGCGTACTAATGCCTCTAATGCaggaactgtgggaggaaaaatTTATGTTTGCGGATATTACAAAGGAGCAG ATCGTCATGACGATATAACGAAGGACATACTGGAGCTGGATCCATGGGAGAACCGGTGGACAGTGGTGACCCGGCGCGCACTGATGCATGACAACTATGATGTCTGCTTGGTGGCAAGTCTCAATCCGAGGGGACTCTTATCCCCACCCTCAGACGTAGTCAAACTGTGA
- the LOC102228382 gene encoding transmembrane prolyl 4-hydroxylase-like — MSLSASTTSVQTPLPDCPLNTSTVLAATKQSTSWFFLFFFNIPKMTDNQENTDAEDASPSGSPTLPLRPPCDRLPCHKSSVCSRSYFVVVMVFFHVYIINVIALLFYVHYSSGQEDASSSSDAPSGGGQPQRSEARRPSPSKPDFVRDVSLTRIEGIRVGHVQKVSLVPGRVHEMKTLSLKPLLFEIPGFLSEDECRVVMQLAQLKGLMESQLMVQEGQEELAKELDLSPEEIFNLLDINQDGQLQLHEILTHSRVRDGIWLTPENLREIYDGLKADKDGDGLLNQEEFRLLSSDAFQRFLLERGVKRSQLVRNSRHTWLYQGKGAHQVLQEIKERVTRLTRLPAALVDLSEPLQVVRYEEGGHYHAHHDSGPVYPETACTHTRLAANTSTPFETSCRYITVLFYLNSVDGGGETAFPVADNRTYDEVSLIQNDVDLMDTRRNCDKSNLRVKPTKGMAVFWYNYLSDGRGWVGEQDEYALHGGCVVTHGTKWVANKWINVDPDYQRQARYQQLVSQLPDDENDDDLTSNADIQNPSIHQDL; from the exons ATGTCACTCAGTGCATCTACTACTTCCGTGCAAACACCACTCCCAGATTGCCCTTTAAACACCTCAACGGTTTTAGCTGCAACGAAGCAGTCAACTTcttggttttttctttttttttttaatattccaaAAATGACGGACAACCAGGAGAACACCGACGCTGAGGACGCGTCTCCGTCCGGGAGCCCAACCTTGCCGCTCCGGCCGCCCTGCGATCGCCTGCCCTGCCATAAGAGCAGCGTGTGCTCCCGCTCCTACTTTGTGGTCGTGATGGTGTTTTTCCATGTCTACATCATTAATGTCATAGCGCTGCTGTTTTACGTGCACTACAGCAGCGGGCAGGAGGACGCCAGCTCAAGCAGCGATGCTCCCAGCGGAGGTGGCCAACCCCAGCGCTCGGAAGCGCGACGTCCGTCGCCATCGAAGCCCGACTTTGTGCGGGATGTTTCCCTGACGAGAATCGAGGGGATACGG GTGGGACATGTCCAGAAGGTGTCTCTGGTGCCAGGCAGAGTGCATGAGATGAAGACTTTGAGCCTGAAACCGCTGCTGTTTG AGATCCCTGGGTTTTTGTCAGAGGACGAGTGCCGCGTGGTGATGCAGCTCGCTCAGCTGAAGGGTCTGATGGAAAGTCAGCTGATGGTACAAGAAGGCCAAGAGGAGCTGGCTAAAGAGCTCGACCTGAGCCCTGAAGAGATCTTTAACCTTCTTGATATCAACCAGGAtggacagctgcagctgcatgag ATACTGACTCATTCCAGAGTGAGAGACGGCATCTGGCTCACTCCAGAGAACCTGCGAGAAATTTATGACGGGCTCAAAGCCGATAAGGATGGTGACG GTTTGCTGAACCAGGAAGAGTTTCGGCTACTGAGCAGCGACGCCTTCCAGCGCTTCCTGCTGGAGCGAGGGGTGAAAAGGAGTCAGCTGGTTCGGAACAGCCGGCACACCTGGCTCTATCAGGGCAAAGGAGCCCATCAGGTCCTCCAGGAAATCAAAGAGAG GGTGACTCGCCTCACTCGGCTGCCGGCCGCTTTAGTGGACCTGAGTGAGCCGCTTCAGGTGGTTCGATATGAGGAGGGGGGCCACTACCACGCCCACCATGACAGCGGGCCGGTCTACCCTGAAacagcatgcacacacacacgtcttGCAGCAAACACCTCCACTCCTTTTGAGACTTCTTGCAG GTACATCACAGTTCTCTTCTACCTGAACTCTGTTGATGGGGGCGGGGAGACCGCATTCCCTGTGGCAGACAACAGGACCTATGATGAAGTG TCTCTGATTCAGAATGATGTGGATCTGATGGACACCAGAAGAAACTGTGACAAGAGCAACCTCAGAGTGAAACCCACCAAAGGGATGGCTGTTTTCTGGTACAACTACCTCTCCGATGGAAGAG gCTGGGTAGGAGAGCAGGATGAATATGCTCTGCATGGAGGCTGTGTGGTCACCCACGGCACTAAGTGGGTAGCCAATAAATGGATCAATGTTGATCCAGATTACCAGCGCCAGGCTCGCTACCAGCAGTTGGTTTCACAGCTGCCAGATGATGAGAATGATGACGATCTGACTTCGAATGCAGACATACAGAATCCCAGCATCCATCAAGATTTGTAG
- the LOC102237550 gene encoding solute carrier family 26 member 6-like: MDSRAGSGKYRVERQVLDEQSLEELTKRKTLSEIHKPLTDCLKDSFRCTLPKLKRSVMSSCPVLYWLPKYSVWDYGMPDLVSGISVGIMHLPQGMAYALLASVPPVFGLYTSLYPALIYFFFGTSRHNSIGTFTVLSIMVGSVTERLAPDEFFLKTNGTNLTLEMDVAARDAYRVQVAAVTTFLGGLIQVLLGVIKFGFVGTYLSEPLVRAYTSAAAAHAVVAQLKNLFKVSPKRFTGPLSQVYTLVDLCLLLPKTHLPTLLVSSVTIVLLIGAKELNSFLSTKLPVPIPVELITIVAATLLSSTIHLNNNYSVSVVGEIPSGLSAPSMPNLSLFGDVIGDAFALAIVGYAVSISLGKTFALKHGYKVDSNQELVALGLSNAVGSFFQCFSVCSSMSRSLVQETTGGKTQMAGVASGLIVLVTILKLGMLFQELPKAVLASIVLVNLKGMFKQYSDVITLWRRSKIDLVVWLVTWMSTMLLNLDLGLAASIAFSLFTVIFRTQMPTYSVLGNVPGTELYVDIETHREAREVPGVTIFRSSATVYFANAELYLEALKEKSGLEIGKMIIYKRRQEAKQRRRERRAERRAKRQAKGEKRAQKAAKQHSGPPEISVEEDEADDWRDTHVDMTAAEEEEQSRAERGNGTVFVIPTTPRTPDGCSRWEYLKGGHPDSTSLGWMSELQDGDTTTLGSSSEDTLSRDLEQVSLGSLGKWTWDIHSIILDLSTANFIDTVAIQTLTNIFRDFSEIDVDIYFSGCQASIVEQLERGDFFSETLRKQHVFVSVHDAVLYCLNHRGAASLPRYDPTPALQCGTKF; this comes from the exons ATGGATTCAAGAGCAGGATCTGGGAAATATAGAGTGGAGAGGCAAGTCTTGGATGAGCAGAGTCTGGAAGAgctaacaaagagaaaaacactctCAGAAATCCACAAACCTCTGACTGATTGTTTAAAAGACTCCTTCAG ATGTACTCTGCCAAAACTGAAGCGAAGTGTAATGAGCAGCTGTCCTGTGCTGTACTGGCTACCAAAGTACTCGGTGTGGGACTATGGGATGCCTGACCTGGTTTCAGGGATCAGTGTGGGGATAATGCACCTGCCACAAG GTATGGCATATGCACTACTGGCTTCTGTACCTCCTGTATTTGGGCTCTACACATCTCTCTATCCAGCTTTAATTTACTTCTTCTTCGGGACATCACGCCATAATTCCATTG gtacTTTTACTGTCCTCAGCATCATGGTGGGCAGTGTGACAGAGAGACTCGCTCCTGATGAgtttttcttgaaaacaaaCGGGACCAATTTAACTTTAGAAATGGACGTAGCGGCCCGGGACGCTTACAGGGTGCAGGTGGCAGCCGTTACTACCTTCCTTGGAGGACTTATTCAG GTGCTGTTGGGTGTTATAAAGTTTGGCTTCGTGGGAACATATCTGTCTGAACCTCTGGTGCGGGCTTAcacatcagctgcagcagcacacGCTGTAGTGGCACAACTCAAGAACTTATTTAAAGTTTCCCCGAAGCGCTTCACTGGGCCTCTGTCGCAAGTTTAT actCTGGTGGATCTTTGCCTCTTGCTGCCAAAAACTCATCTTCCCACTCTGCTGGTCAGCTCTGTAACGATCGTTCTCCTGATTGGAGCGAAGGAGCTTAACTCATTTCTGAGCACAAAGCTGCCGGTCCCCATTCCTGTGGAACTCATCACA attgTAGCAGCGACTCTGTTATCATCCACTATACACCTAAACAACAACTACAGTGTTTCAGTTGTTGGAGAGATCCCGAGTGG TTTAAGCGCTCCCTCTATGCCCAACCTGAGTCTTTTTGGAGACGTTATCGGTGACGCTTTTGCTCTGGCCATTGTTGGTTATGCTGTATCTATTTCACTTGGGAAAACATTTGCATTGAAGCATGGATACAAGGTGGACAGTAACCAG GAGCTGGTGGCGCTGGGTCTCAGTAATGCAGTGGGAAGCTTCTTCCAGTGTTTCTCTGTCTGCTCCTCCATGTCTCGAAGTCTCGTCCAGGAGACCACTGGAGGAAAAACTCAA ATGGCTGGAGTGGCCTCTGGTCTGATTGTACTGGTGACGATACTAAAACTTGGGATGTTGTTCCAGGAGCTGCCAAAG GCCGTCCTCGCATCGATTGTGCTTGTGAATTTGAAGGGCATGTTCAAGCAGTACTCTGATGTCATTACACTGTGGAGGAGAAGCAAAATCGATCTG GTGGTTTGGTTAGTGACTTGGATGTCAACAATGCTGCTGAATCTGGACCTGGGTTTGGCTGCGTCCATTGCCTTTTCTCTGTTCACAGTTATCTTCAGGACTCAGAT GCCTACATACTCTGTTCTGGGAAATGTTCCTGGTACAGAACTCTATGTGGAcatagagacacacagagag GCCAGAGAGGTTCCAGGTGTTACTATTTTCCGCTCCTCTGCTACAGTTTATTTTGCCAACGCTGAACTCTACCTGGAGGCCCTGAAAGAAAAG AGTGGGCTTGAGATTggtaaaatgattatttataagAGGAGGCAGGAGGCCAAACAGAGGAGAAGAGAAAGGAGAGCTGAAAGACGAGCAAAGAGGCAGGCTAAAGGAGAG AAACGGGCACAGAAAGCAGCTAAACAGCATTCTGGGCCTCCAGAGATCTCAGTGGAGGAAGACGAGGCTGACGACTGGAGAGACACACACGTAGACATGacagctgcagaggaggaggaacagaGCCGGGCTGAGAGGGGAAACGGGACAGTGTTTGTGATCCCAACCACTCCCCGGACGCCCGACGGTTGCTCCAGGTGGGAGTACCTCAAAGGAGGACATCCAGACAGCACCAGTTTGGGATGGATGTCGGAGCTGCAGGACGGGGACACCACCACTCTGGGCTCCAGCAGCGAGGACACTCTGAGTCGGGATTTAGAACAGGTCTCTCTTGGGTCTCTTGGGAAGTGGACATGGGACATTCACTCCATCATCCTTGACTTGTCCACGGCTAACTTCATTGACACTGTGGCCATACAGACACTGACAAAT ATCTTCCGGGACTTCAGTGAGATTGATGTGGATATCTACTTCTCTGGATGTCAAG CGTCCATTGTAGAACAACTGGAGCGTGGTGATTTCTTCTCGGAAACTCtaagaaaacaacatgtttttgtgtctgttcaTGATGCTGTACTCTACTGCCTCAACCATCGTGGGGCAGCATCGCTTCCCAGATACGACCCAACACCG GCCCTGCAGTGCGGCACAAAATTTTAA